Proteins co-encoded in one Epinephelus moara isolate mb chromosome 13, YSFRI_EMoa_1.0, whole genome shotgun sequence genomic window:
- the csnk1db gene encoding casein kinase I isoform X1: MELRVGNRYRLGRKIGSGSFGDIYLGTDISVGEEVAIKLECVKTKHPQLHIESKIYKMMQGGVGIPTIKWCGAEGDYNVMVMELLGPSLEDLFNFCSRKFSLKTVLLLADQMISRIEYIHSKNFIHRDVKPDNFLMGLGKKGNLVYIIDFGLAKKYRDARTHQHIPYRENKNLTGTARYASINTHLGIEQSRRDDLESLGYVLMYFNLGSLPWQGLKAATKRQKYERISEKKMSTPIEVLCKGYPSEFATYLNFCRSLRFDDKPDYSYLRQLFRNLFHRQGFSYDYVFDWNMLKFGANRAAEEAERERRDREDRLRHGRNPGPRGIPAASGRPRGTQDGAPPTPLTPTSHTANTSPRQVSGMERERKVSMRLHRGAPVNVSSSDLTGRQDTSRMSTSQMMSGVPTAGLHLLAPR; this comes from the exons GGGTGAAGAGGTTGCGATTAAGTTGGAATGTGTGAAGACCAAACACCCCCAGCTCCACATCGAGAGCAAGATCTACAAGATGATGCAAGGAGGAG tggGCATTCCAACAATTAAGTGGTGTGGAGCAGAAGGTGACTACAATGTGATGGTGATGGAGCTGCTGGGGCCCAGCCTGGAGGATCTCTTCAACTTTTGCTCCCGCAAGTTCAGCTTGAAGACAGTCCTGCTGCTCGCTGATCAGATG ATCAGTCGCATTGAGTACATTCACTCCAAGAACTTCATCCACAGAGATGTGAAGCCTGATAACTTCCTGATGGGACTGGGTAAAAAGGGCAACCTGGTCTACATTATCGACTTTGGCCTGGCTAAAAAATATCGTGATGCACGCACACACCAGCACATCCCCTACCGCGAGAACAAGAACCTGACTGGCACTGCACGCTACGCCTCAATCAACACACATCTGGGGATTg AGCAATCAAGGCGCGATGACCTGGAGTCCTTGGGGTACGTTCTAATGTATTTTAATCTGGGCTCGTTGCCTTGGCAAGGCCTCAAGGCTGCGACCAAGAGGCAGAAGTATGAACGAATCAGTGAGAAGAAAATGTCCACCCCCATTGAGGTGCTTTGCAAGGGATACCCCT CTGAGTTTGCAACCTACCTGAATTTTTGTCGCTCCCTGCGCTTCGATGACAAGCCAGACTACTCCTACCTCCGGCAGCTCTTCAGGAACCTGTTCCACAGACAGGGCTTCTCTTATGACTATGTATTTGACTGGAACATGCTCAAGTTT GGAGCCAATCGTGCagcagaggaagcagagagagagcgcCGGGACCGGGAGGACAGGCTGAGGCATGGCAGAAACCCAGGGCCCAGGGGAATACCTGCTGCATCAGGAAGACCACGAGGAACCCAAGACGGAGCTCCTCCTACCCCGTTAACACCAACCTCTCACACAG CAAACACATCACCTCGACAGGTGTCTGGAATGGAGCGTGAACGAAAGGTCAGCATGCGACTGCACCGCGGCGCTCCTGTCAACGTGTCATCCTCAGATCTAACAGGGCGGCAGGACACTTCACGCATGTCCACCTCACAG ATGATGTCTGGTGTACCGACTGCTGGTCTTCATCTTCTAGCTCCTCGATGA
- the csnk1db gene encoding casein kinase I isoform X3 has translation MELRVGNRYRLGRKIGSGSFGDIYLVGIPTIKWCGAEGDYNVMVMELLGPSLEDLFNFCSRKFSLKTVLLLADQMISRIEYIHSKNFIHRDVKPDNFLMGLGKKGNLVYIIDFGLAKKYRDARTHQHIPYRENKNLTGTARYASINTHLGIEQSRRDDLESLGYVLMYFNLGSLPWQGLKAATKRQKYERISEKKMSTPIEVLCKGYPSEFATYLNFCRSLRFDDKPDYSYLRQLFRNLFHRQGFSYDYVFDWNMLKFGANRAAEEAERERRDREDRLRHGRNPGPRGIPAASGRPRGTQDGAPPTPLTPTSHTANTSPRQVSGMERERKVSMRLHRGAPVNVSSSDLTGRQDTSRMSTSQMMSGVPTAGLHLLAPR, from the exons tggGCATTCCAACAATTAAGTGGTGTGGAGCAGAAGGTGACTACAATGTGATGGTGATGGAGCTGCTGGGGCCCAGCCTGGAGGATCTCTTCAACTTTTGCTCCCGCAAGTTCAGCTTGAAGACAGTCCTGCTGCTCGCTGATCAGATG ATCAGTCGCATTGAGTACATTCACTCCAAGAACTTCATCCACAGAGATGTGAAGCCTGATAACTTCCTGATGGGACTGGGTAAAAAGGGCAACCTGGTCTACATTATCGACTTTGGCCTGGCTAAAAAATATCGTGATGCACGCACACACCAGCACATCCCCTACCGCGAGAACAAGAACCTGACTGGCACTGCACGCTACGCCTCAATCAACACACATCTGGGGATTg AGCAATCAAGGCGCGATGACCTGGAGTCCTTGGGGTACGTTCTAATGTATTTTAATCTGGGCTCGTTGCCTTGGCAAGGCCTCAAGGCTGCGACCAAGAGGCAGAAGTATGAACGAATCAGTGAGAAGAAAATGTCCACCCCCATTGAGGTGCTTTGCAAGGGATACCCCT CTGAGTTTGCAACCTACCTGAATTTTTGTCGCTCCCTGCGCTTCGATGACAAGCCAGACTACTCCTACCTCCGGCAGCTCTTCAGGAACCTGTTCCACAGACAGGGCTTCTCTTATGACTATGTATTTGACTGGAACATGCTCAAGTTT GGAGCCAATCGTGCagcagaggaagcagagagagagcgcCGGGACCGGGAGGACAGGCTGAGGCATGGCAGAAACCCAGGGCCCAGGGGAATACCTGCTGCATCAGGAAGACCACGAGGAACCCAAGACGGAGCTCCTCCTACCCCGTTAACACCAACCTCTCACACAG CAAACACATCACCTCGACAGGTGTCTGGAATGGAGCGTGAACGAAAGGTCAGCATGCGACTGCACCGCGGCGCTCCTGTCAACGTGTCATCCTCAGATCTAACAGGGCGGCAGGACACTTCACGCATGTCCACCTCACAG ATGATGTCTGGTGTACCGACTGCTGGTCTTCATCTTCTAGCTCCTCGATGA
- the csnk1db gene encoding casein kinase I isoform X2, translating to MELRVGNRYRLGRKIGSGSFGDIYLGTDISVGEEVAIKLECVKTKHPQLHIESKIYKMMQGGVGIPTIKWCGAEGDYNVMVMELLGPSLEDLFNFCSRKFSLKTVLLLADQMISRIEYIHSKNFIHRDVKPDNFLMGLGKKGNLVYIIDFGLAKKYRDARTHQHIPYRENKNLTGTARYASINTHLGIEQSRRDDLESLGYVLMYFNLGSLPWQGLKAATKRQKYERISEKKMSTPIEVLCKGYPSEFATYLNFCRSLRFDDKPDYSYLRQLFRNLFHRQGFSYDYVFDWNMLKFGANRAAEEAERERRDREDRLRHGRNPGPRGIPAASGRPRGTQDGAPPTPLTPTSHTANTSPRQVSGMERERKVSMRLHRGAPVNVSSSDLTGRQDTSRMSTSQNSIPYEHHAK from the exons GGGTGAAGAGGTTGCGATTAAGTTGGAATGTGTGAAGACCAAACACCCCCAGCTCCACATCGAGAGCAAGATCTACAAGATGATGCAAGGAGGAG tggGCATTCCAACAATTAAGTGGTGTGGAGCAGAAGGTGACTACAATGTGATGGTGATGGAGCTGCTGGGGCCCAGCCTGGAGGATCTCTTCAACTTTTGCTCCCGCAAGTTCAGCTTGAAGACAGTCCTGCTGCTCGCTGATCAGATG ATCAGTCGCATTGAGTACATTCACTCCAAGAACTTCATCCACAGAGATGTGAAGCCTGATAACTTCCTGATGGGACTGGGTAAAAAGGGCAACCTGGTCTACATTATCGACTTTGGCCTGGCTAAAAAATATCGTGATGCACGCACACACCAGCACATCCCCTACCGCGAGAACAAGAACCTGACTGGCACTGCACGCTACGCCTCAATCAACACACATCTGGGGATTg AGCAATCAAGGCGCGATGACCTGGAGTCCTTGGGGTACGTTCTAATGTATTTTAATCTGGGCTCGTTGCCTTGGCAAGGCCTCAAGGCTGCGACCAAGAGGCAGAAGTATGAACGAATCAGTGAGAAGAAAATGTCCACCCCCATTGAGGTGCTTTGCAAGGGATACCCCT CTGAGTTTGCAACCTACCTGAATTTTTGTCGCTCCCTGCGCTTCGATGACAAGCCAGACTACTCCTACCTCCGGCAGCTCTTCAGGAACCTGTTCCACAGACAGGGCTTCTCTTATGACTATGTATTTGACTGGAACATGCTCAAGTTT GGAGCCAATCGTGCagcagaggaagcagagagagagcgcCGGGACCGGGAGGACAGGCTGAGGCATGGCAGAAACCCAGGGCCCAGGGGAATACCTGCTGCATCAGGAAGACCACGAGGAACCCAAGACGGAGCTCCTCCTACCCCGTTAACACCAACCTCTCACACAG CAAACACATCACCTCGACAGGTGTCTGGAATGGAGCGTGAACGAAAGGTCAGCATGCGACTGCACCGCGGCGCTCCTGTCAACGTGTCATCCTCAGATCTAACAGGGCGGCAGGACACTTCACGCATGTCCACCTCACAG AATAGTATTCCCTACGAGCATCACGCCAAGTAG
- the csnk1db gene encoding casein kinase I isoform X4 produces the protein MELRVGNRYRLGRKIGSGSFGDIYLGTDISVGEEVAIKLECVKTKHPQLHIESKIYKMMQGGVGIPTIKWCGAEGDYNVMVMELLGPSLEDLFNFCSRKFSLKTVLLLADQMISRIEYIHSKNFIHRDVKPDNFLMGLGKKGNLVYIIDFGLAKKYRDARTHQHIPYRENKNLTGTARYASINTHLGIEQSRRDDLESLGYVLMYFNLGSLPWQGLKAATKRQKYERISEKKMSTPIEVLCKGYPSEFATYLNFCRSLRFDDKPDYSYLRQLFRNLFHRQGFSYDYVFDWNMLKFGANRAAEEAERERRDREDRLRHGRNPGPRGIPAASGRPRGTQDGAPPTPLTPTSHTVPPDGGLCFGP, from the exons GGGTGAAGAGGTTGCGATTAAGTTGGAATGTGTGAAGACCAAACACCCCCAGCTCCACATCGAGAGCAAGATCTACAAGATGATGCAAGGAGGAG tggGCATTCCAACAATTAAGTGGTGTGGAGCAGAAGGTGACTACAATGTGATGGTGATGGAGCTGCTGGGGCCCAGCCTGGAGGATCTCTTCAACTTTTGCTCCCGCAAGTTCAGCTTGAAGACAGTCCTGCTGCTCGCTGATCAGATG ATCAGTCGCATTGAGTACATTCACTCCAAGAACTTCATCCACAGAGATGTGAAGCCTGATAACTTCCTGATGGGACTGGGTAAAAAGGGCAACCTGGTCTACATTATCGACTTTGGCCTGGCTAAAAAATATCGTGATGCACGCACACACCAGCACATCCCCTACCGCGAGAACAAGAACCTGACTGGCACTGCACGCTACGCCTCAATCAACACACATCTGGGGATTg AGCAATCAAGGCGCGATGACCTGGAGTCCTTGGGGTACGTTCTAATGTATTTTAATCTGGGCTCGTTGCCTTGGCAAGGCCTCAAGGCTGCGACCAAGAGGCAGAAGTATGAACGAATCAGTGAGAAGAAAATGTCCACCCCCATTGAGGTGCTTTGCAAGGGATACCCCT CTGAGTTTGCAACCTACCTGAATTTTTGTCGCTCCCTGCGCTTCGATGACAAGCCAGACTACTCCTACCTCCGGCAGCTCTTCAGGAACCTGTTCCACAGACAGGGCTTCTCTTATGACTATGTATTTGACTGGAACATGCTCAAGTTT GGAGCCAATCGTGCagcagaggaagcagagagagagcgcCGGGACCGGGAGGACAGGCTGAGGCATGGCAGAAACCCAGGGCCCAGGGGAATACCTGCTGCATCAGGAAGACCACGAGGAACCCAAGACGGAGCTCCTCCTACCCCGTTAACACCAACCTCTCACACAG TCCCTCCTGATGGTGGGCTTTGTTTTGGTCCCTGA